The following DNA comes from Mycobacterium sp. MS1601.
TCGTTGAGCGGGCCACCGGGCAAGTCCTAGCATTAGGACCATGGCGGCCGGTGCTGTACCTGGTTCGGCCGCTACAGTCTTTGTGTTCGCAGGGGCTGGTGTGTCGATGAGTACGCCGACGAGTTTGCCTCTTTTCAATTCCATGCGTGACGCCGTGCTCGACAAGCTCGGCTTCGGCGACTATGTGCGTACTAGCTGGGATTTGCCAGCCACCGACCATCAGAAGATCGTTCAAGACATGGCTCCTGAACCGTTCTTCGGCCGGTTGGTCGAAGCCGGGGTGGATTTGTCATCGTGGCTGCGCGATGTCCTACATCCGACCCACGCGCAGCCGAACGCAGCCCATGACGCCCTCGCCGAGTTGTGCGCGGCAGGCGCCAAGGTCTGGACAGTCAATTTCGATCCATTCATCGAAGAGGCTGCGCTGGCGTCAGATCTCGAACTCGACGTCATCGCCTGGCCTCGCGATCCTCAGCGCCACACCGTCGTTGGCGAACTGCTGAAGCCGCACGGCTCGCTCGGCGGCAAGTTCATCATCACCCCGGCCGATGTGCTTCGTCCACTCTCCGACGCGTGGCTAGCTCGCCTGAGGGCAGACCTCGCGGGTAGCACACACGTCGTGTTCGTCGGGTACAGCGGACGAGACGTCGACTTCCAAAACGTCTGGCGGGAGGTCATCGACGATGGTCAGCAGATTCTATGGTTTGACAGGCCCGGCAGCGACCGCGACCACAAGCTGCGAGTGCTCAAATCGCTTCCTTCGGTCGAGTTCCCCGCCTCCAAAGCCCACCGAGATCGGGACGGAAAGACGACTTACAATCCGTCCTGGGATTTTGTCGAATGGTGCCGGACGAACCGACTAGTCACATCCGTTGATGGCGCGCGGCAGGCAAGCCTCCTTGGCGAGAGGAACTCCAGCACCTTCCCCGACCTCCCGCAATCGGGACCCATTGTCCAAGCACGTTTCGCACAAACGCTGGGCGCCGTTCAACGGGCTCAGCGACTGTTGTGGACGGCCGTGCGAACTCGCGCAACCCGCACGACGGCCCTCACGTTGTTGATCCGATCCTGGCTCAACACTTCATCCCCCACGGCACGCGCGGTGACCTCCGCTTGGTGGGCGATCCCGTCAGTCGGGCGAGCCGCAGCGTGTCGGAAACGGCTCCGCCACTACCGACTGGTGCAGCTCTTCAATGCTGGCCATCACAGACGCGTGGTGCGGCTTACCGACGGGCTGACGCGGCGAAATCAACTACCTGATGCGCTCCTTGGTTTGAGGTGGGGCTCGCAAAAGATGCTGGGAAACGTCGCCGGTGTCATCGAAGAAGCCGGAACGACTGCTCGCGAAGGCCGGTCAACCAATAGCGCGCTGCGGTGCGTTGCGGCGTTCCACTGGTGTCACAGCTTGGTGTGGGCAGGACGTTTCAGCGAATTACGGTGGGCATTTGAAAGCTACTTCAAACCTATCGCAATGATCACCGACAGCCGGTGGATGGCCTGGGCCGACTACATCGAATCCTGCCTCATGCTTGCCGACTCAGGCGAACGTGATGTTGCGCAGGCACTTGAGCGACTGGACAGCGCAATAACACGATTCGCTGCCGAAGGTCACCGCACCGGTCTCGTCGACGTGCGGACCGTGCAGTTGACGGCCCTACGACTGGTCGGCGACATAGGTCGATATACCGCCGCAGCATCCTTTCTACAATACGAAGATCGCACCGACCCCCTGAAACCATTCGGGCGTCAGGCGCTCATTCTGGAACTCGCACAGGCCCTGGCCTACAAGTGCGACGGCGTCGACCTTGCGCGACGGATCGTAGAACCGCTGTGCCACAGCATCTTTCCTGTTCACGCCGCCGTGGCGTATGTCTTGTGCGGACAATGGGAGACCGACGAAGCGGGTTCTACCGAGTATTTGACCTCGGCGCAAAGAATTGCTTCCGATCAAGGATTCAGAAGCATCGCGACGTTCTGCGACCTGTTGTCGAGTCAGCCTCTCGCGGCTCGTCGAGGCACTGAGCTGGTTTTCCCCTAGTGTGGCGACGTTCGCGCAATCGGCTCATCTTCGATGGTCGCACACGAGATGTGTTGATCAATTTCTAAACAGTTCACTGGCGTGTTCCCGCTGAATGAATCCAACTGATCTGTACCCGTGTTGTTGGTCCACGGTCATGCGAGTAGAGGGCAGAGTGATCATCAGGAGGTCACATGCCCCGTCAGTACTCATCGTCGGTCCGCCGGCAAATCGTCGCGCGACTGCGATCGGGTGAACCGGTGGCTGCCGTTGCGGTCGAGACCGGGATCTGTGAAGCAACTCTGTTCCGTTGGAAACGTCAGGCACTCATCGACGCCGGGGTCATCGAGGGCATCCCGAGTGTGGAGGCTGACGAACTTGCCGCGGCTCGCAAGCGAATCGAGGCGCTCGAGGCCGAGCTAGCCCTGACCCGCGACGCGTGCGAACTGTTCGACGAGCAGGCGGTGGTGCCCCCAAAACGCCGACGCGCGATCACTGAAGGGCTGATCGCGCGAGGACATTCAGGCCGATCAGCCTGCCGAATAACGGGATTGACGCGTTCTCTATTGCAGTACCACCGGCACCGCCCTGTCCCGGACCGCGAAGTGCGTCGCCTTATTGTGGCCGACACGATCACCGAGATCCACCAACGCTCCCGTGGCACCTACGGGCGCCGACGGGTCCGCGCGGCGCTGCTGGCCGACTACGAGATGAACGTCAACCACAAGCTCGTCAACTCGATCATGTCCGAACACGGCCTATCTGGGATGCCGCGTCCTGGGCGGCGGAAACCCAACCTAATTGGTGTCGATACCCCCGTTGACCTGGTCAACCGACGATTCAGCGCCATCAAGCCGAACGAACTGTGGTGTACGGATATCACCGAACACCCCGCGCGTGATGGAAAGGTGTACTGCTGTGCGATTCTGGATTGCTTCTCGCGGATGATCGTGGCCCGCACATTCTCTACCACCCCCGACACCGCCCTGGTCAACAACGCAGTCAACATGGCTGCGGATAGCAGAAACCTAAGTGGCCCAACGATTCTGCATGCCGACCATGGTAGTCAGTTCACGTCCTGGAGCTTCGGTGAGAACATGCGGCGGTGGGGCCTGCTCGGCTCGTTCGGTACCGTGGGCGACTGCTTCGATAACGCCGCCATGGAGTCGTTCTGGGCACGGATGCAGGTCGAGCTGCTCAATACCCGCAAGTGGGCCACCACCATCGAATTGGCCGCCGCCATGGCCGATTACATCGACAACTTCTACAACGTCGAACGCCGCCACAGCTACCTCGGTAACATCAGCCCCACAGAGTACGAAACGCTCTGGACATCCACCTATTCGATCCCTCAACTCGCATGACCGTAGCTCGAAACGGCGCGCACGGATCAGTTGGACTCATTCAGCGGGAACACGCCACGAAATCAGGCCAGGTGCGACCGCTTTGCAAGTTTGACACGCGCTCGCAGCTTCGGGTCAGAAGTGGACACCGTGTGGACGTAGCGAGCCATGCCCACAACTTCCGGCGTCGCTACCCGACCCGAAAGCGGCTTCTAACAGCACAAATGCGGTGCCCCCAGTCGGACTCGAACCGACACTTGGCGGATTTTAAGAGCGTCACACTTGAGGTTTGGCATTTTGCGAAGACTTTTGGTTACTTTAGGCGATAGCCAAATCTCCACGTCGACGACGAATCGACTGATGAGAAGGATGTGGTAGTAGTTCGCTGTTATCGGATGCGCTGCGGACC
Coding sequences within:
- a CDS encoding SIR2 family protein, which codes for MAAGAVPGSAATVFVFAGAGVSMSTPTSLPLFNSMRDAVLDKLGFGDYVRTSWDLPATDHQKIVQDMAPEPFFGRLVEAGVDLSSWLRDVLHPTHAQPNAAHDALAELCAAGAKVWTVNFDPFIEEAALASDLELDVIAWPRDPQRHTVVGELLKPHGSLGGKFIITPADVLRPLSDAWLARLRADLAGSTHVVFVGYSGRDVDFQNVWREVIDDGQQILWFDRPGSDRDHKLRVLKSLPSVEFPASKAHRDRDGKTTYNPSWDFVEWCRTNRLVTSVDGARQASLLGERNSSTFPDLPQSGPIVQARFAQTLGAVQRAQRLLWTAVRTRATRTTALTLLIRSWLNTSSPTARAVTSAWWAIPSVGRAAACRKRLRHYRLVQLFNAGHHRRVVRLTDGLTRRNQLPDALLGLRWGSQKMLGNVAGVIEEAGTTAREGRSTNSALRCVAAFHWCHSLVWAGRFSELRWAFESYFKPIAMITDSRWMAWADYIESCLMLADSGERDVAQALERLDSAITRFAAEGHRTGLVDVRTVQLTALRLVGDIGRYTAAASFLQYEDRTDPLKPFGRQALILELAQALAYKCDGVDLARRIVEPLCHSIFPVHAAVAYVLCGQWETDEAGSTEYLTSAQRIASDQGFRSIATFCDLLSSQPLAARRGTELVFP
- a CDS encoding IS3 family transposase → MPRQYSSSVRRQIVARLRSGEPVAAVAVETGICEATLFRWKRQALIDAGVIEGIPSVEADELAAARKRIEALEAELALTRDACELFDEQAVVPPKRRRAITEGLIARGHSGRSACRITGLTRSLLQYHRHRPVPDREVRRLIVADTITEIHQRSRGTYGRRRVRAALLADYEMNVNHKLVNSIMSEHGLSGMPRPGRRKPNLIGVDTPVDLVNRRFSAIKPNELWCTDITEHPARDGKVYCCAILDCFSRMIVARTFSTTPDTALVNNAVNMAADSRNLSGPTILHADHGSQFTSWSFGENMRRWGLLGSFGTVGDCFDNAAMESFWARMQVELLNTRKWATTIELAAAMADYIDNFYNVERRHSYLGNISPTEYETLWTSTYSIPQLA